The following are encoded together in the Pedobacter sp. D749 genome:
- a CDS encoding NB-ARC domain-containing protein, with translation MLNIISLIPRWGYTDGGVNAFNVDFCSAIGKFSNKKHSYIFCISLQDTDFSTAEIAAANNVKLITLNSRKNFNEISLLINRKIKDLKLSGQLILVGHDVFSGQIANDLSAEFPGSKSVVFHHMDYRSYYAIKGKPDPQMLRDKTDEQDSILESADLVIGVGPKLENSARNKTSKTVKGLIPGMQIIENWPNESNVLHCLVFGRYDHRTDNLKQMKLALNGFAKYIIQDNTEAGYDASFEVVGIDDLNQFEEFKKLGLKKDSRYVNVIATPYSTDRNALYSKISKATMCLMLSVHEGFGLVGFESIAAGTPLILSKNTGLYLFLQAKIDGDFREYGIITIDVRGSNGNSIDDTDVQETNQAIKEIWTNIKEFRIGIRKLKQKLLADFRWENTASNFFKLLDVEIIPKLNLAEKPQKVVTENETTQIRYENVIATLFDDLLGREADIAKIEETFNNLSSSNKLVIWGIGGVGKTSIALQCARLVKAGNSYKRKFNSIIWLPIRTTIITLDSIQSEYSYITIDDIYAKIASVFKIQDLTKQSSYEQETTIIERLKTEKTLLIFDNFEVVKDHKILNFIHSLAQETFIIITSRDKIDSISKHIPLESLDESTSVKLINKYASLRNIIITQEQVLDVYKITGGLPLAIEWCMVHLSDVDNLDKSINLLPKEVNDLLKFCFEENVKKLKNQGFFDVLIAASLFPGGATSDQLEFVSNMTSENVSFESAIRQIKRMSLIDYSNNRYDILPLTKRLIITELSNFQSYYEACKLRVHNVVNKFLVDHTTLLLEKGLELNIWDSDSDNIIETIDSYSEKNQQEQLVESAINLYPYIFVYGRWSWYLNLCQNRIDLFKSNEIDSQKILLRAISIAEHAGNIELSDYLYKKLNKGALNDLNFSYEEINLLHFVESIRAVNRDTENAMDVLDRSLRYEVENEKHWTAVGFMGWQAILACKRKNYVKSLAIAEAAIQISIKHDLSRSLTFLYPIYLRSFNLLDLDPKELKYEISVMEKLTEVYSEIHNKGHFLHELGIFYKKTDVSAAKASFQNAEKLYHTIGLSSEAKKSRNEFKKL, from the coding sequence ATGTTAAACATTATTTCTCTCATTCCAAGATGGGGTTATACCGATGGTGGAGTAAACGCTTTTAATGTTGACTTTTGCTCGGCTATCGGCAAGTTCTCCAACAAAAAGCATTCCTACATTTTTTGTATCTCACTGCAAGATACAGATTTTTCAACTGCGGAAATTGCTGCAGCTAATAACGTTAAACTCATCACTCTTAACTCTAGAAAAAATTTTAACGAGATTTCTTTGCTAATAAATCGAAAAATAAAAGACCTAAAGTTATCAGGGCAATTAATTTTAGTTGGACATGATGTCTTTTCTGGCCAGATAGCAAACGATTTGTCTGCCGAGTTCCCTGGTAGCAAATCAGTTGTCTTTCACCATATGGATTACAGGTCTTACTATGCAATCAAGGGAAAGCCTGATCCTCAGATGTTGCGCGACAAAACAGATGAACAGGACAGCATTTTGGAAAGTGCCGATTTAGTTATAGGAGTTGGACCTAAATTAGAAAATTCGGCTAGGAACAAAACATCTAAAACTGTAAAAGGATTAATTCCTGGCATGCAGATAATAGAAAATTGGCCTAATGAATCTAATGTATTGCACTGTCTTGTATTTGGAAGATATGACCATAGAACAGACAATCTGAAACAAATGAAGCTTGCACTAAATGGCTTCGCAAAGTATATAATCCAGGATAATACCGAAGCGGGATATGATGCAAGTTTTGAGGTTGTAGGAATTGACGACTTAAATCAATTTGAAGAATTCAAAAAGCTTGGGTTGAAAAAAGACTCCCGGTATGTAAATGTAATCGCTACTCCTTATTCAACTGATAGAAACGCGTTATATTCTAAAATCAGTAAAGCCACAATGTGCCTGATGCTTTCTGTTCACGAGGGGTTTGGATTAGTAGGGTTTGAAAGTATTGCTGCTGGCACACCTCTGATTTTATCAAAAAACACAGGCTTATATCTTTTTCTTCAAGCTAAGATTGATGGTGATTTTAGAGAGTATGGAATAATCACGATTGATGTAAGAGGGAGCAATGGCAATTCGATAGATGATACGGATGTTCAAGAAACAAATCAAGCTATAAAAGAAATTTGGACAAATATAAAAGAATTCAGAATCGGCATTCGGAAACTTAAACAAAAACTCTTAGCTGATTTTCGTTGGGAAAATACAGCAAGTAACTTTTTCAAATTACTGGATGTTGAAATAATTCCTAAATTAAATCTCGCAGAAAAACCGCAAAAAGTAGTAACAGAAAATGAAACTACTCAAATCAGATATGAAAATGTTATAGCCACTTTGTTTGATGATTTGCTAGGTCGTGAAGCTGACATAGCGAAAATAGAGGAGACTTTTAATAATTTAAGTTCAAGCAATAAACTAGTGATATGGGGAATTGGAGGTGTAGGGAAAACAAGTATAGCGCTACAATGTGCAAGGCTTGTAAAAGCAGGTAATTCTTATAAAAGAAAGTTCAATTCCATCATATGGTTACCAATAAGAACTACAATTATCACTTTGGATTCTATCCAATCTGAATACAGTTATATTACAATCGATGATATATATGCGAAGATTGCTAGTGTTTTCAAAATTCAAGATCTAACCAAACAATCTTCATATGAGCAGGAGACGACAATTATCGAACGTTTAAAAACAGAAAAAACGCTCTTGATTTTTGACAACTTTGAAGTAGTAAAGGATCATAAGATATTAAACTTTATACATTCTTTAGCCCAAGAAACTTTTATAATTATTACTTCACGAGATAAAATAGATTCAATATCAAAACATATACCTCTTGAGAGTTTAGATGAATCAACGAGTGTTAAGCTTATAAACAAGTACGCCTCGCTTAGAAATATAATTATTACTCAAGAGCAAGTTCTTGATGTATATAAGATTACCGGGGGATTGCCGTTAGCGATTGAATGGTGTATGGTACATCTTTCTGACGTTGACAATCTTGACAAATCGATCAACTTACTACCAAAAGAAGTAAACGACCTGCTAAAATTCTGTTTTGAAGAAAATGTTAAAAAATTAAAAAATCAGGGCTTTTTTGACGTTCTTATTGCAGCCTCCTTATTTCCTGGGGGAGCTACTAGTGATCAATTGGAGTTTGTCAGTAATATGACCAGCGAAAATGTTTCTTTTGAAAGTGCTATTAGGCAAATCAAAAGAATGTCGTTAATCGATTACTCAAACAATCGATATGACATATTACCACTTACCAAAAGATTAATAATAACCGAACTCAGCAACTTTCAATCTTATTACGAGGCGTGTAAATTACGAGTTCATAACGTCGTTAATAAGTTTTTAGTCGATCACACTACCCTTCTATTGGAAAAGGGTTTAGAATTGAATATATGGGATAGCGACTCTGATAACATAATAGAAACTATAGATTCGTACTCCGAAAAAAATCAGCAAGAACAGCTAGTTGAAAGCGCAATCAACCTATATCCTTACATTTTTGTTTATGGTAGATGGAGCTGGTACCTCAATTTATGTCAAAACCGTATTGACCTGTTCAAGTCAAATGAAATTGATAGCCAAAAAATTTTATTGAGAGCTATATCTATTGCAGAACATGCCGGTAACATTGAATTAAGTGATTATTTATACAAAAAGCTAAATAAAGGGGCTTTAAATGATCTAAATTTTAGCTACGAAGAGATTAATCTTTTACATTTTGTTGAATCAATTAGGGCTGTAAATCGTGACACTGAAAATGCAATGGATGTACTTGATCGATCATTGAGATATGAAGTAGAAAATGAAAAACACTGGACTGCGGTTGGATTCATGGGATGGCAAGCGATTTTGGCTTGTAAAAGAAAAAATTATGTAAAATCTTTGGCCATTGCCGAAGCAGCCATCCAAATTTCTATTAAACATGACCTCTCAAGAAGTT
- a CDS encoding DNA/RNA non-specific endonuclease, with protein MKLKNILTYSGFIGILILSSCSKKTSIGDETPTTPPPKAPTAYAITETFESGSKGSYALDSVQLLTGKWTLSDALLGNLAADAKDGTKSVRLRTGYLSMNFDIAGTQMIYVSHAKYGTDASSTWQLLASTDGGKTFTQLGTDITETSTTLVTDSFKVNTTGKIRFQIKKAGTTRINIDDIIFKGTGDPGITVGGADTDPVDNGGSSASPGRGTPDAGADAPPAGGDNSNLLFGNPSGATANLVSAENYLIDQKYYTESYSMTRGTPNWVSWHLDPNNFTGAASRKDDFASFTGLPANWYQVQSNSYSGSGFDRGHNCPSGDRTSSNTANSATFLMTNMIPQAPNNNQKTWESFESYLRAQALNGYEVYVIMGSYGTGGIGSASASVVNTINNGKVTVPANVWKVAVLLKTGDQDISRVSSSTRVIAINTPNINSTNPSWKNYIVSVRDIESATGYNLLSNLPQNIQDVVEKVKDPGN; from the coding sequence ATGAAATTAAAAAACATCCTTACCTATTCAGGATTTATCGGCATCCTGATCCTATCCTCCTGTTCAAAAAAAACAAGCATCGGAGATGAAACACCAACCACACCACCACCAAAAGCGCCAACGGCTTATGCCATAACGGAGACTTTCGAATCTGGTAGCAAAGGCTCTTATGCATTAGACAGTGTTCAGCTACTCACCGGCAAATGGACATTGAGCGATGCGCTGCTGGGCAATCTCGCAGCTGATGCTAAGGACGGCACGAAGTCTGTCCGGTTAAGAACAGGTTACCTGTCTATGAACTTTGATATCGCAGGCACTCAAATGATTTACGTTTCCCATGCCAAATATGGAACAGACGCCAGTTCAACCTGGCAGCTTCTGGCTTCCACCGATGGCGGTAAAACCTTCACGCAGTTAGGTACGGATATTACAGAAACCAGCACCACACTGGTTACCGATTCCTTTAAGGTTAATACAACAGGCAAAATACGCTTTCAGATCAAAAAAGCCGGTACAACCAGGATCAACATCGACGATATCATCTTTAAAGGTACAGGTGATCCGGGCATTACCGTAGGTGGAGCGGATACGGATCCTGTGGATAACGGCGGCTCCTCAGCAAGCCCTGGAAGAGGCACACCGGATGCAGGTGCGGATGCACCGCCGGCCGGAGGTGATAATTCTAACCTACTTTTTGGTAACCCATCAGGCGCCACGGCCAACCTGGTTTCAGCAGAAAATTACCTGATCGATCAAAAATATTATACCGAGAGTTACAGCATGACCCGCGGGACACCAAACTGGGTAAGCTGGCACCTGGATCCGAACAACTTTACTGGTGCAGCAAGCAGAAAAGACGATTTCGCTTCATTTACTGGCCTACCGGCAAATTGGTACCAGGTACAGAGCAACAGCTATTCAGGTTCTGGTTTTGACAGGGGGCATAACTGTCCAAGCGGTGACCGTACAAGCTCAAATACGGCCAATTCAGCAACTTTCCTGATGACCAACATGATCCCTCAGGCGCCGAACAACAACCAGAAAACATGGGAATCTTTTGAAAGCTATCTCCGCGCCCAGGCATTGAACGGATACGAGGTTTATGTGATCATGGGAAGTTATGGCACAGGCGGCATCGGTTCGGCAAGCGCATCGGTAGTGAATACCATCAACAATGGCAAAGTTACCGTTCCGGCAAACGTATGGAAAGTGGCAGTACTGCTAAAAACGGGAGATCAAGATATCAGCCGAGTGAGTAGTTCGACACGGGTAATTGCCATCAACACACCCAACATCAACAGCACAAATCCAAGCTGGAAGAACTATATTGTGTCTGTACGCGATATAGAAAGTGCAACGGGTTATAATTTACTTTCAAATTTACCGCAGAACATACAGGACGTGGTGGAGAAAGTGAAAGATCCTGGTAACTAA
- a CDS encoding metallophosphoesterase yields the protein MNNALSILHISDLHRSSTDPISNDELISSLLMDRDRYKSENKSIASPDAIIVSGDIIQGVSLDYPDFETALAEQYKTAAEFLNRLVDEFLDGDKSKIIIIPGNHDVDWNTAFKAMEIIPESDIPKNFQQLLGQEDSILRWSWKERAAFKIIKPDLYEKRLDAFWKFFEDFYRGTTNLFKVQAKQDVNLFTLFDGRIGIAAFNSCHGNDCFAYHGRIKKEAIARSHLDFRNCKTIQLLIAVWHHNIDGPPYSTDYMDVEIVKDMIGRNFKLGIYGHQHKAQITPYEINLPDQQQRMTFVSAGSLCAGRYDLPSGYRRQYNILEIADNFQGVTVHVREMTFGNMFTAAALVENAGRSFIELSLPIGAIDKHTIQVDQARQVRQLTSYAEALIKSGKFEEALAILEGMEIEPASYQKELLLEAWEKLGKWINIITSMDNIQSISDLMLRVNAQIQLDDFAGAEVTVEQYAAAVELPAIAKTDLLKKIKYKLK from the coding sequence ATGAATAACGCACTCTCTATATTGCACATCTCGGATTTGCACCGGTCCTCTACTGACCCGATTTCCAATGATGAATTGATTTCCTCTTTGTTAATGGACAGAGATCGCTATAAATCAGAAAACAAGTCAATTGCATCTCCTGATGCGATCATTGTTAGCGGTGATATTATACAAGGTGTTTCGTTGGATTATCCTGATTTTGAAACTGCTCTTGCCGAACAATATAAAACCGCGGCAGAGTTCTTAAATCGGCTTGTTGATGAGTTCTTGGACGGAGACAAGTCTAAAATTATAATCATTCCCGGAAATCATGATGTTGATTGGAACACTGCCTTCAAAGCAATGGAAATAATCCCAGAATCTGATATTCCAAAAAACTTTCAACAGCTTTTGGGACAGGAAGATTCAATTTTAAGATGGAGCTGGAAGGAAAGAGCTGCTTTTAAGATCATTAAACCTGATCTATATGAAAAAAGGCTTGACGCCTTCTGGAAATTTTTTGAGGATTTTTACAGAGGGACCACTAATCTATTCAAAGTACAAGCAAAACAGGATGTCAACCTTTTTACTCTTTTTGATGGTAGAATCGGTATTGCAGCATTCAATTCCTGTCATGGTAATGATTGTTTTGCCTACCATGGAAGGATAAAGAAAGAAGCAATCGCCAGAAGTCACCTTGATTTCAGGAACTGCAAGACAATTCAGCTCCTGATTGCAGTATGGCACCACAATATCGATGGACCTCCATATTCTACAGATTACATGGACGTCGAAATAGTCAAAGATATGATTGGGAGAAACTTTAAGCTAGGGATTTATGGTCATCAGCACAAGGCTCAGATTACGCCCTATGAGATCAACCTGCCAGATCAGCAGCAGCGTATGACTTTTGTTAGTGCAGGTTCGCTCTGTGCCGGGAGATATGATCTTCCATCGGGCTACAGACGTCAGTACAATATTCTTGAGATAGCAGATAATTTTCAGGGTGTAACCGTTCACGTTCGGGAGATGACTTTTGGGAATATGTTTACCGCTGCTGCACTCGTAGAAAACGCGGGCAGGAGCTTCATCGAATTATCCTTACCAATTGGGGCAATAGATAAACATACTATTCAAGTAGACCAGGCGAGGCAAGTTAGGCAATTGACAAGTTATGCAGAAGCGTTAATCAAATCAGGGAAATTCGAAGAGGCTCTTGCAATTCTGGAAGGAATGGAAATTGAACCTGCTTCCTATCAGAAGGAATTACTGCTTGAGGCATGGGAAAAATTAGGCAAGTGGATCAATATCATCACTTCAATGGATAATATCCAATCAATAAGCGACCTAATGCTAAGAGTTAATGCTCAGATTCAACTGGATGATTTTGCTGGAGCAGAGGTAACAGTTGAGCAATATGCCGCAGCAGTTGAACTTCCCGCAATTGCCAAAACAGATTTGTTAAAAAAGATTAAATACAAACTCAAATAG
- a CDS encoding ATP-binding protein yields MSDQNKIPFSIEISRIIELLASQIYPTPFAFLRENVQNSYDAILQRIHKGDDFNPKININITSSTITVSDNGLGMTRSDLTKHYWRAGSSSKNTPEAQAAGVVGTFGIGAMANFGIAETLDVETESAIDGSRTKSGASRSTLSVTKDCITLDSLAPLGQPGTTVSAIMQQNKSVDIIQAEIYIIEFVKYLPIEVNVNGKSVSKTPIQSAISEIQESWSYKEKAVNLGDSIVANIRISGAISGDLRVEVSEIKLGLQALPGEIVLKQGLASLQTLRSGFGLATASVSSFYNFGGVANFLFLQPTAGREALTIESIGLLQRLFRVIDTLVSLKIAERPESNSNQYFVNWASRTGRYDLCSFLRVKLTPGDSAALKDLKTMANLKPLLVYHGNDGSIMEHASEDRPLIMITKSSPRRECELGYLKLYCTVEELSDNPRVIKSLTNAEVGLGASALAYKIESILEVDYFLKVKVRFGSITHDLPILVDRISQPIEICLDPKGSTVRMMLDVYENEYGAFPHMVKDAVRNIIFQKVADLVPSSTRQGAEAFLKMINRSREIFEYDNEDIDDLRLIWDEHLKGNISFQQASEKARNLIVKSFQTVDVNATAQVRDIVPDVLENAKSIQQPEMATGPLPAIERLDVSTNKKILIIPDDQPALKGYRCFLAITEKIKNERGEFFLQPHKTSIVWGGQKALFIFEHHSGEFGLYYDLQTMGLISETSGGGTFETCTIFMKNRIFIPVPIEIEKSFIPDANEKKRFEVKCDILYIDK; encoded by the coding sequence ATGAGTGACCAGAATAAAATTCCTTTCTCGATAGAAATAAGTCGGATAATTGAGCTGCTTGCTAGCCAAATTTATCCAACCCCATTTGCATTCCTGCGTGAAAATGTTCAGAATTCTTATGACGCCATTCTCCAGCGTATACATAAGGGAGATGATTTTAACCCTAAAATTAATATTAACATCACAAGCAGCACCATTACTGTCAGCGATAACGGACTTGGGATGACACGCTCGGATTTGACCAAGCACTACTGGCGTGCAGGTTCGAGCAGTAAAAATACCCCGGAAGCACAAGCAGCAGGCGTAGTCGGTACATTTGGAATTGGCGCGATGGCTAATTTTGGTATTGCGGAAACTTTAGATGTTGAGACCGAAAGTGCTATCGATGGCAGCAGAACCAAATCAGGTGCAAGCCGCTCAACCTTATCGGTTACAAAAGATTGTATCACACTTGATTCCCTTGCGCCACTCGGCCAACCGGGAACTACTGTTAGTGCCATAATGCAACAAAATAAGTCTGTTGACATTATACAAGCAGAAATATATATTATAGAATTTGTAAAGTACCTCCCCATTGAGGTAAATGTCAATGGAAAATCTGTCAGTAAAACTCCAATACAATCAGCAATATCAGAAATTCAGGAATCTTGGTCCTATAAGGAAAAAGCAGTTAATTTAGGCGATAGTATTGTCGCAAATATCCGAATATCGGGCGCCATCAGTGGTGATTTGCGGGTTGAAGTATCTGAAATCAAACTTGGATTGCAGGCCCTACCGGGTGAAATAGTACTCAAACAAGGTTTAGCCTCCCTTCAAACTTTACGAAGTGGATTTGGACTGGCTACAGCCAGTGTATCCTCATTTTACAATTTTGGAGGAGTAGCAAACTTTCTTTTCTTGCAACCTACTGCTGGGCGGGAAGCCCTGACCATTGAAAGCATAGGTCTACTACAAAGATTGTTCAGGGTCATTGATACATTAGTCTCCCTCAAAATCGCGGAACGCCCAGAGAGCAATTCAAATCAATACTTTGTCAATTGGGCATCCAGAACAGGGCGATATGATTTATGTTCATTTTTACGCGTGAAATTGACTCCTGGCGACTCGGCAGCCTTAAAAGACCTAAAAACCATGGCAAATTTAAAACCCTTGCTGGTGTACCACGGGAATGACGGTTCAATCATGGAGCATGCTTCAGAAGACAGGCCACTAATTATGATCACAAAATCCAGCCCGCGCAGAGAATGTGAACTGGGATATTTAAAATTATATTGTACTGTCGAAGAATTGTCGGACAACCCTCGGGTAATTAAATCACTTACAAACGCAGAAGTCGGGCTTGGAGCATCTGCACTGGCTTATAAGATAGAGTCCATTCTGGAGGTAGATTATTTTCTGAAAGTGAAAGTAAGATTTGGCAGCATTACCCATGACCTGCCGATACTGGTGGACAGGATTAGCCAGCCTATTGAAATCTGTCTGGATCCGAAGGGCTCAACCGTGCGGATGATGCTGGATGTCTATGAGAATGAATACGGCGCATTTCCGCATATGGTAAAAGATGCGGTCCGAAATATCATTTTTCAGAAAGTCGCTGACCTTGTGCCTAGCAGCACTCGTCAAGGGGCTGAAGCATTCCTAAAAATGATCAACCGTTCCAGAGAAATTTTTGAATACGATAATGAGGATATTGATGATTTGAGATTAATATGGGATGAGCATTTGAAAGGAAATATTTCTTTTCAGCAGGCATCTGAAAAGGCCCGTAACCTAATTGTAAAAAGCTTTCAGACTGTTGATGTAAACGCAACTGCCCAGGTCCGCGATATTGTCCCCGATGTGTTGGAAAATGCAAAAAGCATTCAGCAGCCCGAAATGGCAACAGGGCCCTTGCCCGCTATCGAAAGACTTGATGTATCAACCAATAAAAAAATTCTCATCATCCCGGATGACCAACCTGCCCTCAAAGGATACCGGTGCTTTCTAGCCATCACTGAAAAGATAAAAAATGAACGCGGAGAGTTTTTCCTCCAACCACATAAAACTTCCATTGTCTGGGGTGGACAAAAAGCATTATTTATTTTTGAACACCATTCTGGGGAGTTTGGGCTTTATTATGATCTGCAAACCATGGGACTTATTAGTGAAACTTCTGGCGGCGGAACTTTCGAAACCTGTACTATATTCATGAAGAACAGAATTTTTATACCCGTTCCCATCGAGATTGAAAAAAGTTTCATTCCCGATGCAAATGAGAAAAAGAGATTTGAAGTCAAATGTGATATCCTATATATCGATAAGTAG
- a CDS encoding class I SAM-dependent methyltransferase, which produces MDTQMRLYWEAYSETFTTDDLIRVMHNPLRDYEDEFVNGAIVDIGCGQTSFLFDYISTNRKLIGIDNEQFQLDQLKNRLDALPITDENIELFNLTLLSDPLPSETYSVVFLANILHFFNLAQCQDIISQLKLNLISGSLICVWVHSDKYYSNDPSNPENNEYFKHYFTLANLDSLFIPSGFERLLFSETERLSSKKEMQTQEKWLEKILDHMNIFDKSERKSIMNEELINHPEADIMCIYRLS; this is translated from the coding sequence ATGGATACTCAAATGCGCCTATATTGGGAGGCTTATTCCGAAACTTTTACAACTGATGATTTAATCAGGGTAATGCATAATCCTTTAAGGGATTATGAAGATGAATTTGTTAATGGTGCCATAGTTGATATAGGTTGTGGTCAAACAAGTTTTCTCTTTGATTATATCAGTACAAACAGAAAATTAATAGGGATTGACAACGAACAATTTCAACTTGACCAACTAAAAAACAGGTTAGATGCCCTACCCATTACAGACGAAAATATCGAATTGTTCAATCTCACTTTGCTTAGTGATCCTTTGCCATCAGAAACCTATTCTGTAGTTTTTCTGGCTAATATCCTCCACTTTTTTAATTTGGCACAATGTCAGGATATAATAAGCCAATTGAAGTTAAATTTAATTTCAGGTTCATTGATATGCGTATGGGTTCATTCAGACAAATATTATAGTAATGACCCAAGTAACCCAGAAAATAATGAATATTTCAAGCATTATTTTACGTTAGCAAATCTAGATAGTTTATTCATTCCATCAGGCTTTGAAAGACTATTATTTTCGGAAACAGAACGCTTGTCCTCAAAAAAGGAGATGCAGACTCAGGAAAAATGGCTTGAAAAAATTCTCGATCACATGAATATCTTCGATAAAAGTGAACGAAAATCAATCATGAACGAAGAATTGATAAATCATCCCGAGGCCGATATAATGTGTATTTACAGACTATCATAG
- a CDS encoding response regulator transcription factor — protein MKILIIEDELGLQRSIAQYLTCEGNLCSMASNYAEALDRLNSYDYDCILLDLTLPDGEGLQLLNYLKRMNRPEGVIIISARNSLDQKIEGLSLGADDYLIKPFHLSELNARILAVVRRKSANGDRHIEFNEIRIDLDAKEVLVSGNSVYMTKKEFDLLLYFVANKGKVISKSAAVEHIWGDDADMADSFDFIYTHIKNIRKKLTDAGSRDYFHSVYGIGYKFTEV, from the coding sequence ATGAAGATCCTGATTATTGAAGACGAGTTAGGCCTGCAGCGTAGTATAGCACAATACCTTACCTGTGAGGGTAATCTTTGTAGCATGGCCTCCAACTATGCTGAGGCACTTGATCGGCTGAACAGTTATGACTATGATTGTATCTTGCTTGACCTGACCCTTCCGGATGGAGAAGGTCTTCAGCTACTGAATTATCTTAAAAGGATGAACAGACCGGAAGGGGTGATCATTATATCAGCGAGAAACTCTCTTGATCAAAAGATAGAAGGTTTGAGCCTTGGTGCCGATGATTACCTGATTAAGCCTTTTCATCTATCTGAACTGAATGCAAGAATACTTGCTGTTGTACGCCGGAAAAGCGCGAATGGAGACCGCCATATCGAATTCAATGAAATACGAATTGATTTGGATGCAAAAGAGGTTTTGGTAAGTGGTAACTCAGTTTATATGACCAAAAAAGAATTTGATCTCCTGCTTTATTTCGTTGCAAATAAAGGTAAGGTGATTTCTAAGTCTGCGGCGGTTGAGCACATCTGGGGTGATGATGCTGATATGGCCGATAGTTTTGATTTCATTTATACTCATATTAAGAACATCCGTAAAAAGCTTACTGATGCGGGCAGCAGGGATTACTTTCATTCCGTATATGGCATTGGTTATAAATTCACAGAAGTATGA
- a CDS encoding HAMP domain-containing sensor histidine kinase produces MKLFTRYNRILIIISLFGLLLIGFLFYRMLVYYLDQQIDHDLVEEVMEVKEYSAKGNFYQPHEFEDLVVQYKKIEKANPSSSYGDTLFYNPLKHRKETARYLKTELELVGQPYCVLVIASKFERQEQIRNICLIILIPVMLLFALVLLVNRILLKKIWTPFEQLLKNITAFNINHERPYEPVEMPVAEFRQLNKVLVELSGKVKSDYNEIKLFTENASHEMMTPLAVINSKLDNMLQSNVLGKEDGETLVELYKATSRLTKLNQSLLLLVKIDNNLLQDEEQINLKSLIEEKQVYFQELISERNITVESTLADVSISASRSLLEILINNLFSNVIRHNYDGGKIEISLETDKIVFANTGHNKALDPEKIFDRFYKDNASEGTGLGLAILKQICNRQRYQLDYSYHQDLHTFTITFNHQ; encoded by the coding sequence ATGAAGCTATTTACCAGATACAACAGGATACTGATTATCATTAGTCTTTTCGGACTGCTGCTGATCGGATTTCTTTTTTACCGGATGCTTGTCTATTATCTTGATCAGCAAATTGACCATGACCTGGTGGAAGAGGTAATGGAGGTAAAGGAGTACTCAGCAAAAGGTAATTTTTATCAGCCGCATGAATTTGAGGACCTTGTTGTTCAATATAAAAAAATAGAAAAGGCCAATCCTTCCAGTAGCTATGGTGATACGCTATTCTATAATCCCCTTAAGCACCGCAAAGAAACCGCAAGGTATCTTAAAACCGAACTCGAACTGGTTGGGCAACCTTACTGTGTTCTGGTTATCGCCTCTAAATTTGAACGGCAGGAGCAAATCAGGAACATCTGCCTCATTATTCTCATTCCAGTGATGCTGCTTTTTGCCCTTGTATTATTGGTAAACAGGATTTTGCTCAAAAAAATCTGGACGCCTTTTGAGCAGCTCTTAAAAAATATTACGGCCTTCAATATTAATCATGAACGGCCGTACGAGCCTGTAGAAATGCCCGTGGCAGAATTCAGGCAATTAAACAAAGTTTTGGTGGAACTTTCGGGGAAGGTGAAATCTGATTATAACGAGATTAAGCTGTTTACCGAAAATGCATCCCATGAAATGATGACGCCCCTGGCGGTGATCAATTCGAAGCTCGATAACATGCTCCAGTCTAATGTACTTGGGAAAGAAGATGGCGAAACACTGGTTGAACTGTACAAGGCCACCTCCCGTTTAACCAAGCTTAACCAATCACTACTACTCCTGGTTAAAATTGATAACAATTTATTGCAGGACGAAGAACAGATTAACCTGAAATCGCTTATTGAAGAAAAGCAAGTTTACTTCCAGGAACTTATCTCGGAGCGCAATATCACTGTAGAAAGTACATTAGCTGATGTGAGCATTTCTGCAAGCCGTAGCTTACTTGAAATACTGATTAATAATCTTTTCAGCAACGTAATCAGACATAATTACGATGGAGGTAAAATTGAGATAAGTCTGGAAACTGATAAAATCGTATTTGCCAATACCGGACACAATAAAGCGCTTGATCCCGAAAAAATATTCGACCGTTTTTATAAAGATAATGCCTCAGAAGGTACAGGGCTGGGGCTTGCCATACTGAAACAGATCTGCAACCGGCAACGTTACCAGCTTGATTATTCCTATCATCAGGACCTGCACACCTTCACCATTACATTTAACCATCAATAA